Within Montipora foliosa isolate CH-2021 chromosome 3, ASM3666993v2, whole genome shotgun sequence, the genomic segment GAACAACAAGAAGCTATCAAAGCTTTCTTAAGGGGAAAATTTGTTTATGAACTTGCCCACGGgcttcggaaaatcgcttattttccaATGTGTGCCGATTGTCACAGACATCGTTTTGGGTAATCCTCGTGGCCCAAGTGTTGATGGACGACCAAGTACAGTAGATTTTTCTTGTTCAGGAGCCACTTATGGCGATGCTGCAAAGTAGGCACATACTCCCAAAGCCATCGAGACCAAAAACAATCAGCGAGAAACTGCGCGTGTCTCCACTGTTTGCGCGTGTACGGCTCTTCCTTGTTGAAAACACCGGGAGGTACGAACAGGTTTCGTCACTGCAGCAGGAGATGATTGGGGGTGAGAGCCTCCATATCGTTGGGATCATCGCTGGCGGGACACATAGGACGGCTGTTTAAAATAGACATAACTTCAGCGAAGACGGTACTCAAGATTTCCGGCCCAGAAAGAGCACCTCGGTAACCAAGAACACCTTTCATAGCCTTCCTTACGCTTCTAATGAGCCTCTCCCAGACGCCCGACATGTGGCTTGCTCTCGGAGGTTGAAAATGCCACTCGGGAACAGCACACCTGTACCAATGTGTCCCATATCTGTGCAGTTCTCTCCTGATCGTACCATCATCCAAATCTTGAATTGAACGGCTAACTTCCTTCTCAGCACCCGTAAAATTCGTCCCATTGTGcgaccatattttcttaggactccCACGCACTGAAATGAATCGGCGTAATGCTTGAATAAACGCGTCCGTTTCCAACGAACAAACATCCTCAATATGGATGGCTTGAAACAGACGAAAATACACCTATACACCTTTACAAGGCTTCGCCCGCGTTTCACATGGAAGGCTCCAAGAAAAGCTAAACCCGTGTATGTAAATGGTGGCTTATAGGGTACCAATCTCTCTGCTGGAAGATCTGCCATCACTTGCTGCATAACAGGCGCGTTACGCTTACGGCAACTCACACACTTATTCAACACCTGGCGAATTAGCGATCTAGCTCTCAATATCCAATAACACTGACGTACCGCAGACAACACATGCTCCCGACCAGAATGTCCCAGGATATGATGGTAGTAACGAACTATCAACGTGTACACCGGATGACTCTTCCGGAGGACCACAGGGTGAGCCACTCCAAATGCAATGAGTGCACGATGAATTCTTCCACCAACACGAATGACATTATTAACCAAGATTAGGCTTAGATTGGCTAGCTTGCTATTACTCTTTACTTGTCCACCCCCTTTACGAGCTACATACTCTTCATGAAAGCATTCTAGCAGGACAACGTGCGCAACGTCTCTGCTTGCCGAAAGAGTCGGGGTCATTACAGGTACAGCGTTAGGGGCTTCCCTCCGACACTTCTTGATAAAGCGCAGAACCCAAGACATCACTCGCAATAAATGGGGCCAGGATGAAAGACGCTGCAAAAGGAGTTCAACTTGCGACAAATTTACGCTTAACAGGACGTTTGAGGACATTCGGGGCTCCTTGTCGGTCATCTTGTACTTCTCTCAAGTACACGGATGGCCATGTATGTTCTGGTTGCAGAGGAATTCCGGGCCTTTCCACCACCGGCAATCTGCTTGGAAATACTCAGCACTGACACCACGTGAGCCTTCATCAGCTGGATTCATAACACCGGGAATGTGATGCCACTGTTCAGGAGAGGTCGTTTCATGAATCTCAGACACACGATTGGCGATAAAGTTTTGAAATCGACGCGTTTCATTCTTGATGTATTGTAAGGATGTCATGGAGTCAGACTAGAAGTACGTTTCATGGACTTGGAAACCAACTTATTTCAGGATTGTCTGGCTCATACGTGCTGCCAACACTGCGGCCTGTAGCTCAAGCCGAGGGATTGTCCACTCGCTTATAGGTGTGTTTTGGGTTTTCCCCATAACAAGGGAACAATGGGTCAATTCACGCTCATCAACAAATCTTAAGTAGGACACAACGGCATAGCCATGTTGGGAGGCATCAGCAAAGGTGTGAAGATGAACCGTCACCCGTGTGCCAAGAGTCTGGGTCTTGTAACACCTTGGAATATCGACTGTGATGACGTGCGGTAACTGCTCAAGCCACCTTCGCCACTGCGTGAGGTACGGTTCTGGGATTTCTTGGTCCCATGGGAGCTTCTTTCTCCAGAGTTCTTGCAACAGGATCTTGGCTGAGAACACCAAGGGAGAGAGGAACCCCAATGGGTGAAACAGAGAGCTCACCGTTGAAAGTACTCCCCGCTTGGTAGATGGCTTACACGTTGCTATGGTTTTGAACTTGAAAGTATCGGATTGCGCATCCCAGTACACACCCAATGCTCGTTCCGTTGGTCACTGATCCAGATCTAGGTCCAGATTGGGACTTGCTCTCAACTCGGATGGAATTGATTGTAACACTTCACGACTGTTACTCGCAAACTCTGTGAGCCAAAAACCACCGTCCTTCAATAACTTGGTTAGGTCTGATGCGAGGTGAATGGCTTGTTCAGGCGTCGGAACCGACTTTGCCACATCATCAACATAGAAGTTTCTGCGAACCGGCTTGTTGACTTCAGGGGAATAGGTCTCTTCATTGTCCTGTGCTGTCAGGTTCAAAGCTTTACTTTTGCACAACAGTGTGATTACTTGGCCCCAAAGATGTGGACCAGCATCTTGTAACCCTCGCGAGGATTGTCTTCATTTCCAGGCCACCACAAGAATCTCAGGGAGTCCGTGCCACGTGGCGTCACATAAGTCTGGTAAAACATACTCTTGATGTCTGCAGAAAAGGCAACCTCGTGTTCTCGAAACCGGACTAACACGCCTGTGATACTCAATTTAAAGAAGACTTAGTTCATGGTTTTTGGCACCCACCAGAGACTATGTCGCCAAGACATAGATGGGGCACATATAACGTTGGGTGGAGAATATGTGAAACATTGTGATGCCTTTAAGTACCTAGGCGTAGTTTTGGACAACAGTCTTTCCTTTAATCTGCATATTGACTACGTGAAGAAGAAAGCTTCTAAAAAATCACTAGGGATGTTAACAGCCGAAGCATCGAACCGATTGTATAAATAGATGATACTACCAAATTTGGAATACTGTTGTGCTGTTTTTCATGGCTGTGGTAAGGGAAATGAAGAAGAATTGGAACGCCTGCAGAGACGTGCTGCTAGGATAGTGCTAAAGACGGTGCATTTTTGCACTCAAGATATGGCTTCCGGTCTTGGTTGGGACCCTCTTAAGACGAAAAGAGAGAAGCATATCGTCAAACTTCAACAAGCTCCAAGTTATTTCTCAGATTATTTCCGACGGCGAACTTACGATATTCATGACTATGACACTAGGTTTAAGTATAGGTTATCTATTAATAAAGTCAATCTGGAGTTGACTAAGAGGGCTTTTTTCTATAAGGGGGCTACCCTATTTAATGGTTGTAAGTATTTTGGTTTATAAAATGGCAACTTTTATTGATTATAATTATGTAATGTATGCCAATTACgtatataattaattttttttttctatttatttatttatttttacacaGGACCCATATTGATAGCAGTTTTTATAACTGAATTGGTCatcctttttaaaaatgttattattgttattattattattattattattattattattattattattattattattattattatcatcattatcattatttgtcATAGTGCGCCCTCGTACAAGTTGCTCATTCAAAGAAGTACCGCCAAATCTTGCAGCTGCGTCAAATACCACTCTCACTTTGCTAGGCTTGTTTGAATTCGTTACTGGGTGGTGGGGAAGGTACCAAGTGGTGTTGGTGATGGTGCCTACTTCATTCTTGGTGAGCTCTCTTGCGTAACCCTTGGCTACGCAGTCTTCAATCACAGCTCTGTACTTCAGTTCAAGCTCTTGATCACGACCAAAGCGTTTCTGCAAATGATGCAATGTTGTTTCAGCGAGTACTAGCTTGTAGGGAAGCACAAGGTTATCATCCTTCCACAGGAGATCTATCTGGTAATGGCCGCCTCGTTTGCAGGCTGAGTCAGTGACCCGCTTTAGTGCTCGTTGATCTTCTACCGACATGGGCTTATTTACGTTCTTGGCAGTGCCATACGACTCAACCTTCCAAAACTCTTCCAACTTGTCATTTAGGGAAACATCTTGTCCACTGATAAGATTAATTTGAACACAACCAGAGGCTTGCACAATTGGCGAACCACCAAGAATGCTCCATCCAATACCCGACTTAATAGCAACTGGCTCATTAAGTTTGCCTCTTCGAAGCTCAAGTGGTATGAAAACCTCTTGGAGGTTGGTGCCAATCAACACAGAAAACTTCTTTCTCTCCACATCCGGAAAACACACATGGTGTAAATGCCACTGACCTTATGACCCTGGTATGCTTTATTAGAGGAATTGTTAAGTCCTTGACCGCCCAAGCTGATTTCAAGTCAATCACGTTTTCATTCTGGTAATCAACCGAACCAATCTTGAAATCTACTTTCATTCCTACTTCTTCAGCATCAACACTGTGCACTGTCGTAAGTGAAAGTTTACTGGGCGATCCCTTTATGTTTAATAACTCCACAAGGGACGGGTAAATCATCATGATGTCAGAGCCCGGGTCTATTAGACCATAAGTTGTAGTAATTTGACAGCCAGCACTGCTCATCACCTTGACTGGAATGACTTGCAGCAACGTCCCACAGGGCCCAACTGACGCTGACGTAGAGCAAGTTGACGTAGTGCTTTAGTCTGGCATCAAGTTCTGGTTGACAACCTCGTGATTCTGAGAGAGGGCTCCTTGATTTGCGCTTCCGTGTGATGGGTCTTGCCGCAGCCCTGCACCCGGCACCGATTACGAGATCCACAATTCCTAGCTGTATGTTCTGTCGAATTAATGCAATTAAAGCAGCCTTTCTTCACAAACTGAGCTCTCTGTCGAGGGGACTTGCGGTACAGCCAATGGGGCTCACGGCAAATCATGCAGGATTCCTGTTTTCCTGTCATGGTCATATAAGTAGATGCCTTTGTGGTCACTGACTTACTCTTCGTAGGCTTGACTCTGGTAGGCGCAGCTTCGTTCAATCCAACGCTAAAGAAGGGAAGGTTCAAGACATAAGCTCTTTCCTTGGGGAAATCCACAACATCCCTGAAACTTGGCATCAGATGTCCACGCTCAAGACTCTTCAGATGCTCAGCAAATTTGGCCTGCATCCACCTGGGTAACCGTGTAATGACTTTCTTAAGATATCTGCGTTCATTTCACTAAGGTATCCCATGGGCTCTAGGGTATCATAGGTAACTTGGGCTGTATCAGCATAGCGTTGTATCAGCATAGGGGTCAAGTGTTGCAGCTTAGGTATATTAGGACTTGGAACCTTTTGTGACTGTACATTTTACAGCTAGCTCAGTTAACTCCTTGGATGTCACATGTGGGACTCTGAAGCGGATTCTGGCAGTGGGAGGAGTAGAGCTTGTTGTCAGGGGATTTCTGTAGCAGGTGTAGATGTCAAAGGAGGGTTTCCCCTTGGACCGATATCAAGATTGCTACTAGTAGTAGTCACGGATGGTAAAGTAACACTTGAAACTTCCGGGAGTTGGATTTCGATGACCTTAAAGTTCATATCATGCTTATGGGGCCACTTAGCACCTTCCTCGCAACTGGGTAAATCAGAGACCTCCCGGTCTGCTAGAAATGCTTTTAACTTGGCTAATTCTGCTTGATTCCTTGCCAGCAGCTACCTCGCTTTCGGCCTCTAATTTGGTTAACTCTAATCTATGTTGTAATTCCATTTCAGTGCTCTTTGTTTCCATCTCAACCCTTTTCACCTCAAGTTCAACTGCCCTTTTACTCCTTTCTTCAGCTTGCTCCTGGATTAATGCTGCTTTCACTGCTTGGATCTTAGCCTTTTGAGCTTTAGAACTTGATATACTTAATTTTGGTGTTTTACTTGAAAGGGAATGGACCGAATTGGTTGGAGAGATTATCTTTACATTGTAAAAGAAAGCAGCACTAATAGCAATGTTCAATTTTACTATTGTAAGCTTGTATTCCTGAGTATTGAACGGCACGGTCGCTTAAAACTCTTTGGTATTTCTCACACGAATCATCAAACAAATCAGCGTATTTATCACAACAAGCACAGTACTGTTCCCACGCCTTATTTAATTGGGATTGTACTAAACCTACAGCCCAGGTATTGATGCCATCGATCAAATTTCCTCCATTGAGTTTTGATCTACACAAGTGGTGGTATAACTTCTCTCCCATAACTCCTGTCAAGAGCTTCCACACCATGGGTAGGCAGGCAATAGGGCGGTAGTTActggcctgtgaacccttctcTGTATCCTTTTGTATCAAACCTTTTCTTCCCCTGACCATCCCCTCTGGTACATTCCCTAGACATATGCAGTCTTGCAAGCATTCTTGCAATCTAGAGTGCAATCCCGTCAGTTTCGTAAACCAGAACCCCTGAACAAGATCGGGGCCGGCTGCCTTCCAGTTTGCCATCTTGCTCACACCATTTCTAATATCCTCCACAGTGATGCTGATATCTTCTTGCACCTCtgctatcattattattattattattattattgttattattattatttttattgttattattattatcattattatttcgtTTCTCCTAAACTTTCAGTAGTTCagattttacaaagaaaatgcggAATTTACAATTCAAAGCGATATTCTTGACTTAAGATGGACAATGTCTCTAATGTGTCGAAAGTCAGTTGAATGAATAGACTGCTTTCACGATCTCGCAGTTCTGTGAAATTACCCATTTCTGGCATTGTCTAATTAGATTTTTTTTGTCCTTTATACATATTTTATCCAAGTCAACTACAAACTGTTTATTATAACCTGCTAGGAAATCAAATACAATGTTCTCTTGAATAACACTAAATCTAGGGTAACGTCTCTTCAGGCCAGCTCTTAGGTCTTTGCATTTGTGCTGCTTGTATAAGGATCGTTCATCTATACATCCTACGTTGCACACAATTCCTTCAATCAGGATCCactgtttcttcttcttgtCCATGTGAATGATTGTAGGTTTATTTGCGCCGTCTTGTGGTGCTATATCCAGCTGTATGAGGATATCCCGGAGGATATCATTACTACCACCGACGAACGAAACCTGAACTGGACTGACACGTTTTGTTTAATGCAAAGAAAGTTCAAAGATTACACACCTGCTTCAAAATTCATTGAATGTTTTGGACTGCAGTGCATAAACTGTGCTTTGATTTGTTACTTACTGACAGACGAGTTCGAGTTATCGAGATTGAAAATATCTAGAGAATGACCTAAAGGGAAACAAAAATTGTTTCGAGTCTGCGGGAGTTCGAGTTATCGAGGGTTCGAGAATTGCAGTAAATGTTTGACGGAAATCCAAGGGACATCGATTTTGGTTTGAGGTAGCGCTAGGTTCGAGCTCGCCCCATGTAAGAGAATCCATGACTGTCTTGGATTCTGGATTCTACGCTGTGGATTCCGGATTCAGGGtcctggattccggattcccaAAAGGGCTGGattccaattatttttcttctgtttttaatGCTTTCCTTCGCATTTCGTTTTCGTGTCTCATTCGTGCTATATTGAAAAACGTTGTTAGAAAGCATAACAGCAAAACGATTTACAAATTACTGGATTAAATGTATTACATTTCTTTAAACTTCTTTGCGCACCTGACAAGATGTGAAATCCAGTGATCATATATTTGGCGTCTTTGTTAAGACTACTTGCCTTATCAATCCTGATCTTATTTGGTGGAAAAGcaccaaagaaaaa encodes:
- the LOC137995585 gene encoding uncharacterized protein encodes the protein MTDKEPRMSSNVLLSVNLSQVELLLQRLSSWPHLLRVMSWVLRFIKKCRREAPNAVPVMTPTLSASRDVAHVVLLECFHEEYVARKGGGQVKSNSKLANLSLILVNNVIRVGGRIHRALIAFGVAHPVVLRKSHPVYTLIVRYYHHILGHSGREHVLSAVRQCYWILRARSLIRQVLNKCVSCRKRNAPVMQQVMADLPAERLVPYKPPFTYTGLAFLGAFHVKRGRSLVKVYRCIFVCFKPSILRMFVRWKRTRLFKHYADSFQCVGVLRKYGRTMGRILRVLRRKLAVQFKIWMMVRSGENCTDMGHIGTGVLFPSGIFNLREQATCRASGRGSLEA